In the genome of bacterium, the window ACGACTTGATAGTATAACAACTAACCCTGTCTAAATTTAAACGATCAAAGTTATCATCTAACATAAGCGTGGTTTCTCCACCACCCAAAAAGAAATAGCCATCCGGTTTCATGAGCTCACGTACTTTTTTTAGTATGGCCTTTTTAACATCCACATCAAAATAAATGAGAACATTTCTTACTAAGACAATATCCATTTTGGGCATAAGTGGCCAGTTGCCCACCAGGTTGATTTTTTTAAAATCCACCATCTTTTTTATATCGTCCTTTAATTTCCAGTCGGGGCCACTTTTTTCAAAATACTTTGCCAAATATATGGCAGGCAAGCCGCGGTTAACTTCAAGTTGTGTGTAGACGCCGGCTTTGCAACGTTCAAGCATGCTGTCCGAAATGTCGCTCGCAATAAATGTGATGCGCCAGTCTTTTAATTGAGGAAATGTTTCACGTAGGAGAAGAGCCAGTGAGTAGGGTTCTTGTCCGCTGGATGATGCTCCACACCAGATGTTAAGTGCTTTTTCATTGGCTCTTTTTTGAATGAGCTCTGGAATAATAATTTTTTTGAGTGACTCAAACGGGTAGATGTCTCTAAAAAAGAGGGTTTCGTTTGTAGTCATGGCATCTACCACTTTATGGTGTATCGTTCCAAATGGGCGGTTTTGCATGAGATTAACCAGCTGCTCAATGGTTTGCATCCCTTCGGCACGTACTACTGGCATGAGACGGTTTTCAACAAAATACTCCTTGCCGGGTTCCACCATAATGGCGGCCGTTTCACCCACAAATTTTTTAATATACTCAAAGCTGTCGCTGTTCATAGGTAAAACCGATGCGTTGTTCGCCAACGGTCTCAATAATTGCTTTTGCAATATCTTTTAATGGTAATACCCGGCTTGATAGTCCGGCATTGGTTACAGCTCCAGGCATTCCCCATACTACGCTACTGGCTTCATCTTGCGTAAATACCTGGCCGCCATTTTTAACAATCACTTCACTTCCTTTAAGCCCGTCGTAGCCCATTCCTGTCATGACTAAGCCCAAAGTTCCTTTACCGTAGATTTGTGATACCGAACGAAATAAAACATCCACAGCAGGGCGGCATGAATTTTCTGGAGCTTCATCATTGAGGGCAAGTCGTACAAGTGCACCATCCTTTTCTAAAACCATATGAAATCCACCTGGTGCAATCCAAACATCACCAGCTTTTAAAACAGGTTTGTCATTTCCAGCTTCGCGAACATTAAGAGGAGATGTAGTGTTTAAGCGATCTGCTAAAAATTTTGTAAACGAGGCAGGCATATGTTGTACAATCACAATGGGAACGGGAAAGCCGGCTGGAATTTTGGGAATAAGTTCCATTAAAGCATTTGGTCCACCCGTTGAAATACCAATAGTTACAATTTCAACACGATTAGTTACTTTAAATAAAGCATTAGGCTTTGAGGCTGAAGAAGCTAAAGTTGTGACGCTCGGTGTAGTAGGGGCCTTGGAAGCCATATTAAAAAGTTTTGTGCGTGCACCCAAAGCGTGAATTTTAGCTAACACTTGATCTCTAATCCATTCTTTGGCGGCATTTAAACCACCGGCTTCGTTGGTGGGTTTAGTAACATAATCGGTAGCGCCACGACCCAGGGCATCTAAAGTATCGGCAGCACCGCGCTGTGTGAGCGAGCTAAACA includes:
- a CDS encoding protein-glutamate O-methyltransferase CheR, encoding MNSDSFEYIKKFVGETAAIMVEPGKEYFVENRLMPVVRAEGMQTIEQLVNLMQNRPFGTIHHKVVDAMTTNETLFFRDIYPFESLKKIIIPELIQKRANEKALNIWCGASSSGQEPYSLALLLRETFPQLKDWRITFIASDISDSMLERCKAGVYTQLEVNRGLPAIYLAKYFEKSGPDWKLKDDIKKMVDFKKINLVGNWPLMPKMDIVLVRNVLIYFDVDVKKAILKKVRELMKPDGYFFLGGGETTLMLDDNFDRLNLDRVSCYTIKSSV
- a CDS encoding chemotaxis response regulator protein-glutamate methylesterase, which translates into the protein MQATTDKIRVLIVDDSAIVRKLLSEILGADPKIEIVGLAANGKIGVQMFENLKPDLVTMDIEMPEMTGLEALSKIRETDKRTPVLMFSSLTQRGAADTLDALGRGATDYVTKPTNEAGGLNAAKEWIRDQVLAKIHALGARTKLFNMASKAPTTPSVTTLASSASKPNALFKVTNRVEIVTIGISTGGPNALMELIPKIPAGFPVPIVIVQHMPASFTKFLADRLNTTSPLNVREAGNDKPVLKAGDVWIAPGGFHMVLEKDGALVRLALNDEAPENSCRPAVDVLFRSVSQIYGKGTLGLVMTGMGYDGLKGSEVIVKNGGQVFTQDEASSVVWGMPGAVTNAGLSSRVLPLKDIAKAIIETVGEQRIGFTYEQRQL